The DNA region AATCCGAACAAATATAGCAAACCCTCTCTTCTCAACTTGGGGGCTTTGAATTGAATGTCACCCAACTTCTTTGAATAAGAAATAAATGTCAGATCGAGTTTATAGTTCTCAAGGTCAAGGATAGGGGGAAGGTTGGATCGCCATCCAGTCGGCCAGGAAGTGAGCCCGGGCAAATCAACAAAGAAGAAATGGGATTTTCATCCCTTATTCAAAGAAAACAGTGTCTTAAAAAAACACCGCCTTCGGGCGAGTTGAAATAAAAATACCcctggttttaatttttttagggtAAGAAAATAAATGAAAGTTATGAGGAGTTGAGGGAATATCATGCAGGCGAAACAAAATAAACATTCCGCACATACTGCGGAAAGCGTTCGGTGCGAACTGCTAGAGAGGGATGTCAAAATAATGACTTATTTCGCCTAGAAAATGGAGAATACGAAAGCACAAACTAGCCTGAAATTGGTCTTTAAAGAAAATGACATGACCGAGAGGAGGATGATGGGGATGGTCATGGGCTTGCGGAATAACAATACAATAATTTTTAGGGACTCCAAAAGAAAGACAAAGAACCTCTCGGTCACTATTGTCGAAATCCGAATGGGTGAAAGTATACTAGGGAGTAAAAGATTCTTGGGCAATGAGGGAATGTAGGAAGAACCAAGAAGAAGTAAAAGAAGAACTTACTGAGTCAGATTCAAAGAAGGAAAAGTTCGCCAATAAAAATCACTAGAGAGAAGGTCGAAGAAGACGAAGCACAAAGTGATTTGCTATTGCATCACTTAGGGTTTTAAAACATGAGATATGAGACACTTTTTAATCTCCACTGGTTGATCAAAATGGCCTGCTCACTGATAATATCATTGGTATGTACAGAGAGGCGTGCTTCAATGGCCACTTCAAAGAATGTGTTAGTGGGGCATGTGACATCTACCTATAAAAGGACATTTATAATAGATGCGACAGCATAATCATTACATTGAAAAAACATCTTCCTACGTATCAATGGTACAATACTAGACATGTCTAGCAGCCAACATACATTTTCCatgaaatataattaattttagcaTTGATGGGTAAGCGGAAGCACGCCCTTCTGATCGAGCCAGTAAGTTGGACGATCGGACAAAAATGAGACTTAGGTGTAGTCAGTCGGCTACagacctccttcaactagacttaaaGGAAAGTCTAGTAATACGAGATGTTACAAGCGGAACTGGGTATGACATGATAGTCATAGTCAAGGTGgtgtgacagtcaaagtcaagggaagGTGACAACTAGCTTGTTATTTTCCACAGGACTTTGCTCTTCGCCCAATGCTAAGACCTTCAAAATGAGGACGACTGACCTAGAAGCCAATCGGACTTAGGGGACCTAGTGCTCCAATCCTGTATTAAGACATTTATTATATATCTGATCATTCGATAGCTGACCGAGTTTAAGAGACGTCTGACCTACTATACGTCTGACCGGTCATACGTCCGGTCGGTCATATGTTTGGCTGGGGCAAGGGGACTTAGCTTCCCACTCAATACAAGTCTTTTAGCATATGGTTGGTAGACCTACCATCAGTCGACCTTATGGGCTTTCTCATATGTTAGTCCTTCCTCATCTAGCTAGTCGGTAATAACGTTGGCCAAAGTTATACAGCTCAGCATGTCCGCCGCTTATACATACAGAAAAGTAGTTCTCGTTATAAACTCGACCGAATTTCTAGATCTCAGGTTCTTACTTCAAAGGCAAGTCTTCTCTCGTATGGACGATCAATTTAAAGTACCGATTGAATCTCTTGGGACTTAGTTCCCTATTTCTTAGAGGCAAGTATTCCGGAATATAGTTGGTTAATTATAGAATCGATCAAACCTAGGAGACTTAGCTTCAGATtacttccaaataaattttcagCATCACCTAGTGCATAACCAAGCATCTTAAGGGAAGAACGTCTATACAGTCGGCCGGTTTAAAGATCCGGTCGAGATACACTCAGCAGACAACATAGTCAGAGAATCACAACAATATATTAGAATAACAACCATTTTATCTGAGAATATTCTTCTATTGTAATATGAGCATTCGCTAGAACCTTCTTTACCTTCTTTGAAGGTGATTACACTTCTCATCAACCGACAACTTATAacagcatattccttcaaccgTCTCATTAATAGCGTTAGTTACAAAAGACAAAAGAGATGCACATATGGGTAACGGAAGATTTCTCGGACAGTTACTGTACATCACCCAGACTGTATGTGTTTCCTTACTCGATAACCTTTGACATTCTTTACCAcctcatgattacggaggttatgagaTGTATATAAAGGGAGTCATCTCCGTTAGCAAGGAACACGTCTTACAGTAGTCTTATTTACACGCACACATTCTGCTATCCTTCTCTTCATTTGTCCGTTCGAATATTATACTAACTTAAGCGTCAGAGGACCTTTACCAGAAACTCCTTCCTTAATTTTTGGACATTGAGGTCTTATCTACTCTTTTTGGTATGTGCAAAGAGGAAGAAGTCATCTGCTCAGTGTTACCATTTGCTCAACACAACATCTCTTTAATTTCTAGATAAGATCAGtatagaagtaaatattttatATCCATTAAAAATTAATCCCAAAATTCATCCAAGCAAACACTATACTGAAAGCGCCAACGAAACACTAATTATAGAATCGCAGGATGATTGAGAGGCGTACATTGTGACGTTCAACACTGTCAGCCGGGTGGCTGAATGAGAATTATCTTCGGGATATGTGGAAATTtccattaaaaatttcaaaataaaccTTGCAATTTATTCTTTTGTCATTTTACCTCTATCCAATAGCTCCATTAAGTCCTTGAACGAAATAGTGTAGTACATATCCTTGACAGTTTTAAAGTTTCAAGggtatttggaaaaaaaaacttcTTAATATTGCGTAAATTTTTGTCAATGAGATCGACGGTATCGAAATGCATGCATGTCTAGGAATTTGACAAATTGATGTATAGAGCATTTCTCGAACACTATTACAGAAAGAATTAATTAACTATTCAACTTAATACagcttaaaaaaaaagaaaggttaTGAACAAAAGCAGCCGCCTTCCCAATCTTCCTACCGTCAGGTCAACCCTCCGATACTGTTTGATCTACAACTCAGTTTGTACAGAAGGAATTTAACCTAAAGCATTATACTGCACAGTAAATATGTGAAGTTATGACGGGACTGTGTAATCGCTCGATGTTATTTACCTGATGATCGTCCAAGGCCAATAAGATATCACTGCACTAACCGTGTAATCCCTGTCGTTATCAACGTGTGATGGTCTGAAATTGTGGCAATTCAACTGGCAGTAGGAACAAGGTCTGCTGTTAGTGGAAGGTTCCTTCCAAAATACATTTTGCTTCATAAAACTTACATGGGGATCAAGAGGTGCTTGGTCTCCAGGCCCTGTGCAGCACGGATCTTCCCACCTCTGGCGCAGAGGTGCAGGAAAGCCATCATCATCTTGCTGACCATTCTCCTAATCATGTATCACATATTTATCCACCAAGTGATCGCGGACGAGCCATGACCAAAAGTGTCTTGCCTGTGAGACCAAAGCTCCCTGGCCTTGCCAGACAGTTGAAAATTATAAACTCAATGATGGAACTTGCCTGCTGATGTGAACTTGTTTATCTCTCATTTTGAAGATCCAGAAGTGTTTTGCCTCTTGGACATGCTATACTGAGAAGGATTTTTAGACTTTTCGATTGAATGGCCAATATCATCTAATGAAGCATCATTCATCTTTACATTTTTATAGCTTCCATTTCTAGATGGGAAATGGTTGGGCTTATCTTCTTCTTCAGACTGTGTTCCAGACTTGGGTTCTGGGAGCACATCTAAGTGCCTTTGTCTATGACCACTTCGCGAACTCCTTGTGCTATTTAATGTCGGCTTTGCAGGAGCCGTAGCAGATCCTTTGAGCAGCAAAAATTCCTTTGGAATGCTTTCCATGTCAATGAAACATTTTCTTGATTTAGCATCATCAATCAATGCAGCCCAATCTTCAGACTGCATGAGCGCATTAGCATTGCCAACCACCTGCAATCAAAAAGAAATATTCAACAAAGATATTTTAAGAGCTTAAGAAAAACTAGGTACATCAAGTAAAATGGTATCTTAATTTAAGAAAATTGCTTACCCATAAGGCCCTCCTAGCCCGAGTAAGGGCAACGTTCATTCGGCGGATATCAGCAACAAATCCCACTCCATGATTTGAGGCACGCACACACGACATGATAATTACATCACGCTCCTGACCCTGGAATGCATCAACCGTATTGATGTATATGTCCTTGCCTTCTTCAGACTTGAGCACATCCTCAAATTCTCGTTGAAGACATTTAAGCTGTAATTTATAAGGCGTAATTATTCCAACAGTTACCCTTTTCCCACCATTTGATTTGACAAACTTCTGTAAATGTTCATACAACCTCAAAGAAAATTGAGCTTCATGAACATTCTGGTAAGACACAGATCCTCCCCTATGTGACTCCCTTCCATGTGTAATATCATAGAATGCATAAGCATGTAACAGAGGATCTCTATAGTAAACCTCATCCTCTAAGTTAACAACACTCTCACTGTCAGTCAGACGTCCTTGATAGAAATAGCGTGATGGGAAATCACGAATTTGAGGGTGCATCCTATACTGAACAGATAACAATAGTGTCGGGCATCCAGCTTGTTGAAATCTCTCAAACAAACTTCTGCTATAAAGTAAAGTTCCAGCAGCTTTACTGATAACAGTTGCAGGAAGTTGCTGTGGATCACCTACCAAAACGCATCTTGCAGCACCAAGTGACAGTGGTGGGAGAATTGCAACTTCACTTGCTTGAGCAGCCTCATCAATAACCACCATATCAAATCCATGGGTGAGACGAGAGAATATTTTCCGGCCACTGCTTGAAACAGTTGTAAAAACAATCTCAGCTTCGTTAGCAAAACTTGCTTCAAGGTTGGCTCGAGCATCTTCCATATTAAAGTTAATCCCAGAACGAAATTTGCTTTCCAGTATAAGGAATCGTGACATATCAACAAGAACTTTATCCCTGTTCTCTATGGCTGCAGCAAGATACTGGAGTAACATGTCACGGTTTTGATCTCTAGCAGCGAGAACATCAGGATCAACACCTACAGATCCTTGTGACCTACCAGCGGCAGCTGCAACACTGAGCTCTCTCTGCAGGCGAGCTATTTGCTGTGCCAGTTCAGCTTCACGACATTTCAAGTCATGTAACCATTTAATTACTTCATCACGGCTTTTCTGCAGAAGTTGTTCAGTTCTTCGCTCAACAGACACTGCCTGAGCAGCTCGGGTCTGTGAATCTACTCCAACACGAGCTACATCAGGTCGATAAACTTTCATCTCTCCATCAATGAAGCCACGATCAAGAACCCTTGCTAACAGCTCATCTGTGGCAGCATTTGAAGGAGCACACACTAGCattcttggttttggacaaaGTTTTGGAAGAGTCCTTAAGAGACTTTGGTCCATATTCTGTAAGACTTCATCTATTGATCCACTGCTGGCATTCACTAAATTAATCTCAGTTGTTTGCTTATAACTCTCAGGCGCAAGTTTCTTGAGCAGTGCAGTGTAGTAATGTTGATATTGGACAAGATGAATCACATTAAGCATTCCCCAAACTGTATGTGTTTTTCCAGTTCCTGGTGGACCTTGAACAAGTGTAAAAGGCCAAGGATCTTGTCTCTTAGTTCCTCTGCTATTGGTACCAGCAGCAGTGTGCATAGCAGCCCACTGGATTGCAGCCAACTGTGGAAGATTGAACGTCCTATGTAGATGATCTACGAAATTTTGAGTAAAACAGTCAGGCATAGCAGGTGGCCGCTCTTCATACTTTGGAAAATGCTCCGGACTAGGCTTCAATATTGCAGATTGCATCTGTTTAACTTGGTTACATTAGCATCAGATCCAGAAAATTCTTAAATCTTCAATTTAAGGTAGTATATGTAACCTGGGTGTTAAGATGACGAAAAGCATGCAGAGCTATGTATTCACGCTGAGTAGTGGCAAGGGAACCAAGGGTAGTTAGGTACCAAGTAGTCTTTGGTTCAAGCTTCCTCAGGATATGATCATCAGACTTGCTGCAACATAAAAAGACTGCAGTTGGCATAGATACAGCTAGTCCAAGGAAGAATTTCTTAAAAAAGAataatatatctatatatatttgtCTACGTCAACTTCAAACTAAAACAACATATATGCATATAGATAGCCAGTGCTTAATGATAttgaaattatattttgaaatatcTAAAGATGGATATTACCTACTAGAATCATACAAGTCGCCAACATAGAAATGAAAAATGGCTCCAGGCTGATCACGTGTGTCAATAGGAACATGTCGCCTTACCGTACCAACAACACGTCCGGGAGTCTCGTGTTCAGCATCATCATCATTTGTACTATAATTACCTCTTCTACCTGATCTGCCTGCTTCCAAGCCACAATAAATTATGTAAGAATTATTATAAACTATCATATTCAACATAATGagtgttttcatttcaaaattcaaaaattaagtaGAACACTCATCCATATGCACCAATCTACTACTAAAAAAGGAACATGATAATAAAAAGACTAAATCAAACCTGCACCAGAGCTTGGATATGCCAAAACAGCAACATCTCCTTCCTTAAAATTCCACTTGCATTCATGAACTGGAAGAACAATAACATCGAACCACCCTGAATTGAACATAAAAGGAAGCATTACTAGAGAAAATTTGTATGAAAGAACAGTAGCCTTATCATGTTGATACAGTATAATCAAAATGCAAATGACTCGATCCAAGAATAAGGAAAAAATCTCAGCTCTTTTATTGTATCAAACAATTGTCCCTGAAGATGTCCATATGATCTTAATCTCAGCGTTCTTATAGATACAGTTTATCATCTATTGGGTATACTAAATTAATTGGAAGTGATATTTTGCTGTCTTCTAGAAAATAGAAATCCCACATCAGGCAGCTTTCTCGTCTCTATCTGCTATGCTACTTTTTTAATGCTGGTTCCCTCTTAACTTGCCAACACTCTAAACAAGGAAGAAATGTAATTAACAAACTTATGTCTCATCCaataacagcaagaaaggaaGACAAAGTTAATGAATATTTGAGTTATTACTTGTACCGTCAACATTCTCTGGAAGAAAAATTACTCAGCCAGACACTGTAGCAGCGAGTATTGTTCTTTGGCAGAACATATACTTCAAGGTTACAGGCTAGCTTGACCTGCATAAAACAGGCACACTATCTTCCAGGCAAGTTCTGTACCCAGAGAAAATCGATCCAATTCTGTTATCCAGGTAACAGATCCAACCGTGATCAACTTGGGTCTATAGCAAGAATCACCATAAAATTCTTGTAAGCATCCATGAGAAAATGCAGTAATCACACATTAAGCAATAAGGAGGGAGAGCAGACGAGCACTCAAACACTATTTCAATCAGAATACAACAGAAATCTGTGTGACATTGGATTTTAAAAAACCAGAAAGTTTTGCTAAACTATCATGCTATATGTAGCAAAAAGGGCATCAACTTTCTACTTCAATCTATAATTCAGCAAAGACCTTCTAGGTCAAATAAAAATATAGTCTAGCTATAATCACCACATCAACATTCACTACTTTCAATCTTTAAAGTCAAATTTCAGAGACTAGAAAAAACACTAGCAGTATGATACTAGATCAACAAGTATACTTCTTGAACTCCTAGGAATACTAAATTTATTTAGCATGCCATGTTATCACCAACCTAGTCTAGCCTAACA from Zingiber officinale cultivar Zhangliang chromosome 4B, Zo_v1.1, whole genome shotgun sequence includes:
- the LOC121975593 gene encoding probable helicase DDB_G0274399 produces the protein MGGSGRLLFDLNELPEEEVNVDDCPIVYQPQKSLPVSTLNSSTLLPSSEACQRIQNNHAFTHASIGSCFQPFVRKEVSKKPKEFEKLGVELNTDQASTSVASSFEDVNKINILVQSGCQGGQTVEREEGEWSDMDVNGDDNASISSNKQEILDDETTEKQIMNEESWSCGKADGSGHNNSSLLGITVNEVCEPIRDPNENLPVSENYATYNSRVDAPVDGFGESSSVKPREVKGVEASHALRFASNPVKRPKIDEHKEAMLGKKRARQTVFINVEDAKQASSMKTTPRRQTSFPATVVTRTVKDSSRASTPVIERGTERPNTKDQKQSDFMSTDGSSTLESGNLKNEPNGDAISGPGRPKKLNHNEVFSETYPSVSKQVPSKQSVDTRQFTNSSVSSRKPLVSGLGNTDQKLGVKKNTSSKRQNSINHQYQDTSVERLLREVTSEKFWHHPEETDLQRVPGQFESVEEYVRVFEPLLFEECRAQLNSTYEELQENTTRDAYIMVRIKNVERRERGWFDVIVLPVHECKWNFKEGDVAVLAYPSSGAGRSGRRGNYSTNDDDAEHETPGRVVGTVRRHVPIDTRDQPGAIFHFYVGDLYDSSSKSDDHILRKLEPKTTWYLTTLGSLATTQREYIALHAFRHLNTQMQSAILKPSPEHFPKYEERPPAMPDCFTQNFVDHLHRTFNLPQLAAIQWAAMHTAAGTNSRGTKRQDPWPFTLVQGPPGTGKTHTVWGMLNVIHLVQYQHYYTALLKKLAPESYKQTTEINLVNASSGSIDEVLQNMDQSLLRTLPKLCPKPRMLVCAPSNAATDELLARVLDRGFIDGEMKVYRPDVARVGVDSQTRAAQAVSVERRTEQLLQKSRDEVIKWLHDLKCREAELAQQIARLQRELSVAAAAGRSQGSVGVDPDVLAARDQNRDMLLQYLAAAIENRDKVLVDMSRFLILESKFRSGINFNMEDARANLEASFANEAEIVFTTVSSSGRKIFSRLTHGFDMVVIDEAAQASEVAILPPLSLGAARCVLVGDPQQLPATVISKAAGTLLYSRSLFERFQQAGCPTLLLSVQYRMHPQIRDFPSRYFYQGRLTDSESVVNLEDEVYYRDPLLHAYAFYDITHGRESHRGGSVSYQNVHEAQFSLRLYEHLQKFVKSNGGKRVTVGIITPYKLQLKCLQREFEDVLKSEEGKDIYINTVDAFQGQERDVIIMSCVRASNHGVGFVADIRRMNVALTRARRALWVVGNANALMQSEDWAALIDDAKSRKCFIDMESIPKEFLLLKGSATAPAKPTLNSTRSSRSGHRQRHLDVLPEPKSGTQSEEEDKPNHFPSRNGSYKNVKMNDASLDDIGHSIEKSKNPSQYSMSKRQNTSGSSK